In a genomic window of Piliocolobus tephrosceles isolate RC106 chromosome 1, ASM277652v3, whole genome shotgun sequence:
- the HNRNPCL1 gene encoding heterogeneous nuclear ribonucleoprotein C-like 1 — protein MASNVTNKTDPHSMNSRVFIGNLNTLVIKKSDVEAIFSKYGKVAGCSVHKGFAFVQYAKEKNARAAVAGEDGRSIAGQVVDINLAAEPKANQRKGGVKRSAAEMSGSSFDSDYDFQWDYYGQMYSFPARIPPPPPIALAGGPSKRQRVSGNTSGRRTSGFNSKSGQRGSHKSGKLKGDDLQAIKQELTQIKEKVDSLLQNLENIEKEQSKAGVEVKNATSEEEQSSSSVKNGEAHVKLESEGSADGSADERPLLDDADNEDRADEQLELIKDDEKEDEEGDDKRDGANGQDDSEAHSGV, from the coding sequence ATGGCCAGCAACGTTACCAACAAGACAGATCCTCACTCCATGAACTCCCGTGTGTTCATTGGGAATCTCAACACTCTTGTCATCAAGAAATCTGATGTGGAGGCAATCTTTTCGAAGTATGGCAAAGTTGCGGGCTGCTCTGTTCATAAGGGCTTTGCCTTCGTTCAATATGCTAAGGAGAAAAATGCCCGCGCTGCTGTGGCGGGAGAGGACGGCAGAAGCATTGCTGGCCAGGTTGTGGATATTAACCTGGCTGCGGAGCCGAAAGCGAACCAGCGAAAAGGAGGCGTGAAACGATCAGCAGCGGAGATGTCCGGCTCCTCTTTTGACTCGGACTATGACTTTCAATGGGATTATTATGGTCAGATGTACAGTTTCCCAGCACggatccctcctcctcctcctattgCTCTGGCTGGAGGGCCCTCGAAACGTCAGCGCGTGTCAGGAAACACCTCAGGAAGGCGCACAAGTGGCTTCAATTCCAAGAGTGGACAGAGGGGATCTCACAAGTCTGGAAAGCTGAAAGGAGATGACCTTCAGGCCATCAAGCAGGAGTTGACCCAGATAAAAGAGAAAGTGGATTCTCTCCTGCAAAACCTGGAAAACATTGAAAAGGAACAGAGCAAAGCAGGAGTAGAGGTGAAGAACGCTACGTCAGAAGAGGAGCAGAGCAGCAGCTCCGTGAAGAACGGAGAGGCTCACGTGAAGCTGGAGTCTGAGGGGAGCGCAGATGGCTCTGCTGACGAGCGGCCCCTACTGGACGATGCTGATAATGAAGATCGGGCGGATGAGCAGCTGGAGTTGATCAAGGATGATGAAAaagaggatgaggaaggagaCGATAAGAGAGACGGCGCCAATGGCCAGGATGACTCTGAAGCACATAGTGGGGTTTAG